The Desulfovibrio sp. G11 region GAGCGCAGTCTTTTCACCGCCCTTGTCACGCAGGCGGGTACGCAGACGGCTCACCTGCACGTCTATGCTTCTGTCAAACGCCCCGGCATTGCGGCCCTGGGTCAGGTCCATAAGGGCGTCGCGGCTCAGCACTGTTTGCGGGTTTTCAAGAAAAGCCATGAGCAGGCGATACTCGGCGCCGCTCAGGTTCACCATAACCCCACAGGGAGATTGCAGACAGCGGGACGCCCTGTCCAGACGCCAGCCTGAAAAATGCACGCTGCCGCTTTCTCTGGCCGGCACAGGCAGGCCCTCGTTACGCCGCAGCACGCTGCGGATGCGCGCCAGCAGCTCGCGCGGTTCAAAGGGCTTGGCCATGTAGTCGTCCGCGCCCAGCTCCAGCCCCACCACGCGGTCTGTGCTTTCACCCAGCGCGCTCAGAAAGATAATGGGGATGCGCCACTGCTTCCGCACCTCACGGCAGACCATAAAGCCGTCCTGCCCGGGCAGCATGACATCCAGCACTATAAGATCCGGCCTGTCACGGCGCAGAATATCCATAAGCGCATCACCGTTTTCGGCGCAGCTTACCTCAAAGCCGTGCTTCTTCAGATAGCCGGACAAAAGGTCCAGGATTTCCCGGTCGTCATCCACAAGACATATGGTCTGTCGGCGTTCCATATTTCCCCTGCATGTCTGTTCCGCATGTTTTCGGGCGTACCCGAGGGTACAGTAAGCCCGCGGCCGGGAACTTTCAATGGCGTGGCCCGCTCGTCAGCGCCGCAGTCAGAGGTGGCGCACGCCATGCGGCGGCTCCGCTCTTGAGCCTGCCTCACGGAAGCGCTACACTTGCACAAATTTCATTCACCGAGGAGCCTGCCATGCAGCGAACCCTGATTATCGACGCTCTCAACTCCACATCGGCCCAGCCCGCCATAGTCCTGTGTGGCTGGATACGCACACGCCGCGACGCCAAGGATTTCAGCTTTGTGGAAATCAACGACGGTTCCTGCCTCGCCAACATGCAATGCATCGTGGACGCGGGTACGCCTGCCCATCAGGGCCTCGGCGATGCGGCCACAGGCGCTGCCGTGCGCGTGACGGGCGAACTTGTATCCTCGCCGGGCAAAGGGCAGCAGTGGGAGGTGCGCGCGCATGACGTGCAGGTTTACGGCCTGGCCGACCCCGAAAATTTTCCTTTGCAGAAAAAACGCCATTCCGACGAATTTTTGCGCACCATTGCCCACCTGCGGCCGCGAACCAACAAGTACGGAGCCGTATTCCGCATCCGCTCCGAGGCTGGCTTTGCCGTTCACGATTTTTTCCGCGGCCGCCGCTTCGCCTGGGTGCATACCCCTGTACTTACCGGCGCGGACTGTGAGGGCGCGGGCGAGATGTTCCGCGTGACCACACTTGAGCCGGGCGCAAAAAACCTGGATCAGGATTTTTTCAGCCGCCAGTGCAACCTGACGGTTTCAGGCCAGCTTGAGGCTGAAGCCCTGGCCACGGGCCTTGGGCGGGTGTACAGTTTTGGCCCGACCTTCCGGGCAGAAAATTCCAACACGCCGCGCCACGCCGCCGAATTCTGGATGATCGAGCCGGAAATGGCCTTTGCCGATCTGGAAGACCTTATGGAGCTGGGTGAAGGGCTTACCCGGCACGTAGTGGACCATGTGCTCACCCGTTGCGAAAGCGACGTGAATCTTTTTGACAGCTTTGTGGACAAGGGCCTGCGCCAGCGCCTGCAGGACATGCTGGCTGCGCCCTTTGGTCGTGTGTCCTACACGGAGGCCGTGGAAATTCTGCAGAAAAGCGGCAAGGATTTTGCCTTTCCCGTTGCTTTCGGTACAGACCTGCAAACCGAACATGAGCGTTACCTGGCGGAAGAACACTTTAAAAAGCCTGTTATCGTTTATGATTACCCCAAAGATATCAAGGCGTTTTACATGCGCCAGAATGAGGATGGCAAAACCGTGGCCGCTATGGACATGCTGGTTCCGCGCATCGGCGAGCTTATCGGCGGATCGCAGCGCGAAGAGCGCCTGCCCACACTTGAGGCCCGCATACGCGAAATGGGGCAGAACCCGGAAGATTACTGGTGGTATCTCGAACTGCGCCGCTTCGGCACTGTGCCTCACGCCGGTTTCGGCCTGGGCTTCGAGCGCCTGCTCATGCTGCTCACGGGCATTACCAATATCCGCGATGTCATCCCCTTCCCCCGTACGCCGGGCAATCTGGAATTTTAGGCCATAATGGCCTGAACTGCAGCAGCTATCCATCTTCGTCCTCGGCAGCGTAAAGGTACAAAACTGTTCCGCCGGGCGGCATCGCCCGGCGGAACAGCCATATGGGCAGCCGCCCCTGTGGGCAGATGCCCCCCCCGCGTTCCGGCAGGTGCGCTCCGCCGTTGCCTCGGCGCGTGCCACACCTCTCTCCCCTACCCACCCCCTTGTCTGCCTGAAGTGCATGCAGCGCAGGCCAAACAGTCCCATCCCGTACCCGCCCGGTGCTGTTCCGGCGTTACCTGACGTTACCCGACGCATGCCCGGCAGTTTTCACGCTCGTTATCCGCAACGGCGATTCCCGCGTAAAACTTCGCGCGCGGCGCACAACGCGCCCTTCACATTTACCGCGATCAGGACTATACTGTCGCCTCACCGCGCGCATTTGCCGCGCTCTTTTTATCGGCGGCCCCGTAAGGCCGACGTGCATCGCCCAAGGAGAGCGAAAAGCCATGAGCAAGAAGCTGACTGTTGCCGTTGTTGGCGCCACTGGCGCCGTAGGCCGTGAAATGCTCAAGACCCTTCACGAGCGCGACTTTCCCGCCACCGAAATCCGTGCCTTTGCTTCCGCCCGTTCGGCGGGAACCAAGGTTCCTTTCGGCGAACAGGAACTGACCGTTCAGGAACTTAAAGAAGACGTCTTTGAAGGCATTGACCTGGCCATTTTTTCCGCAGGCGGCGCCGCTTCGCTAAAATTTGCCCCCCATGCGGCCCATGCCGGCTGCGTCGTGGTGGACAACTCCTCCACATGGCGCATGGATGACCGCTGCCCCCTGGTGGTGCCCGAAGTCAACGCCCAGGCCCTGGAAGACCATAACGGCATCATCGCCAATCCCAACTGTTCTACCATCCAGATGATGGTGGCGCTCAAGCCCCTGCACGATGCGGCCAAAATCAGGCGCGTGGTTGTTTCCACCTATCAGGCGGTTTCGGGCACCGGGCAGAAGGGTATTGAAGAGCTGGAGCGCCAGGTGCGCGACCTCTTCAACGGGCGCGATCCAGAAAACAAGACCTACCCCTACCGCATTGCCTTCAACTGCCTGCCCCACATCGACGTTTTCCTTGAAAATGACTACACCAAGGAAGAAATGAAGATGGTCCACGAAACCGTCAAGATTTTCAACGATCCGTCGGTCAAGGTCACGGCTACCTGCGTGCGCGTACCCGTTTTTTACTGCCATGCCGAATCCGTCAACGTGGAAACGGAAAAAAAGCTTTCGGCCAGAGATACCCGCGTTATGCTTGCGCAGGCTCCGGGTGTGCGCGTGTTCGACAATCCCCGCGAGCTTATGTATCCCATGCCCGGCTACTGCGTGGGCGATGACCACACCTATGTGGGCCGTATCCGTGAGGACGAAACCATTGCAAACGGCCTCAACATGTGGATTGTGGCCGACAACGTGCGCAAGGGCGCGGCCCTCAACACGGTGCAGATCGCCGAAGAGCTTGTGCAGCGCGGCCTTGTGCGCGTGACGGACAAAAACGTCTTTATGTCCTGATATTGAACGCATGCAGCAAACGTGCGGGGCGTTCTGCGCCCCGCGCGCCTTTTGAGGAGACGCCCTTGAAAGCAGTCGATGCCCATACCTATCTTGCGGCCCTGCTGGCCGCTCCCCGGCCCGGTTCTGAAAACGTGCTGGCGTTCTATGATCACAGGGTGGGGCATATCTGCACTGACGCGGCCCTTCTGCTTTTGCCGCTGGATGATCACATCTGCCACAGGGGCGACGGTCTTTTTGAGAGCATCAGCTACCGCCAGGGCAGGCTGTTCAGCTTTGACCAGCACCTTGCGCGCCTCAAGGACGGAGCCGCGGCTCTCGGCATCCCCCCTCCCTGTCCGTGGGATACACTGCGCCGCATCATACTGGACGTGGCCCGCGCCTCGGGCAGCGATCACGGCGACATGCGCATATTCCTGAGCCGAGGCCCTGGCGGCTTCGGCATCAGCCCGGCTGAATGCCCCCAGGCAGGCCTGTATGTGGTGGCCCTGCGCAAAAAATTTGCGGGCCAAGCCTTTTATGAAAAAGGGCTCACCGCCTTTACCAGTGACATCCCGCCCAAGCAGGAATACCTGGCCCGCATAAAAAACACCAATTATCTGCCCAATGTGTTCATGGCTATGGAGGCCGCCCGCAAGGGCATGGACGTTGCCGTGACCTTTGATGAAGACGGCTTCATGGGCGAAGCCGCCACAGCCAACGTGGGCCTTGTGGACGAACGGGGACGCCTGCTCTGCCCCGAACTCAGACGCATCCTGCCCGGCACCACCATGCTGGCCGCCCTTGAACTGGCCGCGCGCCGCCACCCCGGTCCCATGACGGTAATAGAGGCCCCCATAGCCAAAGAACAGATCAGCACGGCCAGTGAAATGCTGCTTTTCACCAGTTCCACCCTCTGCGTGGGGGTGACCCATTTTGACGGAAAGCCCGTGGGCTGCGGCGAGCATCTGGGCAGGCCGGGTCCGGTGGCCCGGTGGCTCAAGGATGCCCTGCTGCGGCATTTGATGGAACAAGGTACTCCCTTCTGATGCGTGTTCTGCTTATTGCCCTGCAAAATACGGTTCCCGGCCCCGCCTCGCCGGAAGAGCAGGCCCGGTGGGCCGAACTCGGCTCGCCCATGCGCACCGCGCGGATGGAAGAAGAACACGTTCTGGCCCTGGCCCGCGCCATGCGTGATGGCGGCCGTCTCGCCCCCATGCTGGCCTGCCGTGAATCTTCGTACCTTCATGCCCGGGCATGCCAGCTCAACCTGCCTGTTCTGACCGTAAACGGGGCAAGCCCCGGCAATCCTTTCAATTTCTGGCGCTTGTGGCGCTGGCAGCGCAGACATCAGAAACTGCTTGTGCAGACAATGGGGCAGGACGCCGTGTCCCTGGGCCGCAGCGTACTGCGCATGCGCCCGGCAGGAGGCACCCTGCTGGCCCATGCCTTTCCTCTCCGCCCCCCGCAGGGGCAGTGCGCCGCAAGCAGGGCCTTCAGGGCTGCCCACAAGGTGCTGTGCGGCTCGCGCCATGTCATGGAGCGCCTGGCCGCCGCAGAAGCCCGGCAGGCCCCAGACACCCCGGCCGAAAAGAAGGGCAAGAGCAAAAAAAACAGTACTGGAAACACCGGTTCCCGTCCGGAATGCGGCGAAAAACCCCGCACCCTGCCCCTGGGACATGCCCCCCTCACACTGCTGGCTCCGGGCATGAGCCTTGACGATTTTTTACCCGCCGCAGAATGCGAAGCAGGCCGCTCCGCAGTGCCTGATTCCGGCCTTTCCGGGCCGGACCGCTTTGTTTTTGGCCTGGCCGATGCCCTGACGCCGCGTTCCGGTGCGCAGGTGGTCATGCGGGCCATGTCGGCCATCTGGCAGCGCGACGACCTGCCGCCGTGGGAAGTGCGCGCCCTGGGGGGCGGCCCCCGCCTTGCCGAAATCCTTGACGAAGCCGAAAGCCTTGGCGTGGCCTCACGCCTGAGCATACTCAACGAGCAACACCTGCCCGATGTCTTGCCCCGCTGCCATGCCTGGATCGCGCCCGGCTCTTCCCCCGAGGAGCTGCCCGAGAACCTGTGGGCCGGTGTGGCCGCGGGCCTGCCCCTGCTGTGCAGTCAAAGCCCCCTGCACCTAGAACGCCTGTCTCTGGAAGGCGGCAAACCGCACAACGCGGCCCTGCTGGTGGAAGAAAACGATCCGCAGGCCCTGGCAAAAGCCATGATCGACCTTATGCAGAACGCGGACCTGCGCCGGGATCTTGTACGCGGCGCGCAGGCGCTGCGCCCCCATGTGGGACTGGAAGCCTTTGCGGCGCGCGCCTGCGCCCTGTATACCCAATGGTGCCGCGAACTGGGCTGGCTTGAGCCGGACCATGATGACGGCCACCGGTCTTGAATATAATTACGTACTGAAATACTCTGGCATACCGTTTTCAAATACAGCCCAGGAACAGCGATGAAGTGTAAAATCTGCAAAGCCGAGGCCGCAGTAGCCCTGCGCAGCCACAATGCCGCCTTTTGCCCCGACTGCTACAAGGACTTCTTTTCCCGCCAGGTAACCAGGGGCATTGAAGGACAGAAGCTTTTTACCCGTGACGAGCGTGTGCTCGTGGCCCTTTCCGGGGGCAAGGATTCCCTTGCCCTCATGCTCGAACTTTCCCGCCAGGGCTACAATGTCACGGGTCTGCACATTGACCTGGGCATTCCCGTATCCTCGGCCGCGGCGCGGGGCGTCGTGGAACGCTTTTGCGCCAAGCACGGCCTCAAGCTCATGATCAGGGAAATGGCCGCCGAAGGCCTTGCCATTCCTGCGGTCAAGGCGCGCCTGAACCGGCCCGTCTGCTCGGCCTGCGGCAAGATCAAGCGTCATTTTTTCAACAAGGTCGCGCTGGATGAGGGCTTTGACGCCCTGGCCACCGGACACAACCTTGATGACGAAGTGGCCCGTCTTTTCAGCAACACCCTGCGCTGGGACACGGCCTACCTTTCCGATCAGGGACCGCGCCTCGATAGCGAACACGGCTTTTCACGCAAGGTCAAACCACTGTGGCGGCTTACGGAATTTGAAACCGCCAACTATGCCTTTCTGATGGGCATAGAAAACCACTATGCGCCCTGTCCTTACAGCCCCGGGGCCAGCTTCACCACGCTCAAGGGGCTGCTGCAAAATCTTGAAGCCGCCATGCCCGGCCGCAAACTGGACTTTTATCAGGGTTTTCTGGCGCGGGGGCGGCCTGTTTTCGCACGGCGCGAAGCTGAAGAGGGGGTAACCCTTGCCCCCTGTACGCTGTGCGGCTATCCCACATCTTCGGGGGATACCTGCGGCGTCTGCCGCATACGCGCAGCCCTGAGCGGGGACAGTGCATAACGCACCAGAGCAATTTCACTTTATAACTGCCCTGACAGCTTCAAACAAAAATCCCGACCAGTGTTACATGGGCCGGGATTTTTTGCGCCTGAATGAAGGGGGGACATCCGTTATCACCCCTGCATGACAATGGATAGTGTGTGTGCTCCACAGTGGGGCCAAGCTGTTTTTTGGCTCAAATATGCGCATAACTACATATATTTGTTATATTAGATTCGAAGCGCCGACCTGGGCTAAGCTTTTTATGGTCAGAAGATGAAATACCCCGCCAGTAGGAAGAACTTTTCATCCGTATTGGGAACGGTGTTGGGACCGAAAAAGCCCTCACGGTATTTAAACCATGAGGGCTTGATTTTAATGGCGCGCCCGGCGAGATTCGAACTCACGACCTTTGGCTCCGGAGGCCACGAATCTTTATTTTTATAGATTACTATTGTTTTTCTTTAACTTTTAATTTCATATAGTTATTCGAGACAAGGCTTGCATTCAGTTGCATCCTTTGGCATATTTTTTGTGAATAAGGTTGGAAATAGGGTTGGAATTTTCTGAAGGAGACAGCTATGGCTGGGCAATCTCGCATAAAGACGAATTACCCTGGAATCTTTTACCGAATTACCGAGCGCAAAGGTAAGCGTGGTGAAGAACGCGTTTACTATATTGTTTTCAAACAGGACGGTAAAGTTATAGAAGAGAAGGTCGGCAGGCAGTATGCAGACGATATGACTCCCGCTAAGGCATCCGGCATTAGAGCCGAGCGGATAGAAGGAAAACGCGTTTCCCGCAAAGATATTCGTGAGGCTGCTCTCGCAGCCAAAGCCGCCGAAGACGCCAAACCGACCATCATCAAACTCTGGAATCAATATCAACAGTTTTTTGATGACGGGAAGACCAGAAAACCTGATACAAGTAGATATCATTTATATATAGAAAATATTTTTGGAGACAAAACGCCCGGTGAAATCACTACGCTAGACGTTGACAAGCTTCGCCAGAAACTACTCAAAATAGGGAAAAGTGCGCAAACAGCAAAACATGTGCTCGCATTACTCCGTCGTATTATCATGTTTGGCGTTAAAAAGGGGCTATGCGCAGCCCCAGACCCTTCTAAGCTTCATTTTGAGATGCCACGAATAGACAATCAAAAGACGGAGAATTTGAGTGCTAATCAGTTGAAAAAATATCTGGAAGCCATTGATAATGAACCAGATCAGGATGCTGCGGCATTCTTGCGCCTTGCACTTGTTACTGGCATGCGCAAGGGAGCATTGATGGCGCTTCAATGGACGGACATTGATTTTGAAAGCGGTTTTATTTTGCTGCGTGGAGAAGCGGCAAAAAAAGGTAAAACGGAGCGCATCCCCCTCTCTCATGCGGCACGGGCCATTCTGCAAGGTGTCAGAAGAACCGACAGCCCCTTTGTTTTTCCGGGACGGAATGGTGCGCAGCGCAAGGATTTTCGTAAAATTGCCGTACGGGTCAAGCAGAATGCCGGACTCCCTGACGATTTCCGGCCTCTGCATGGATTGCGCCATGCCTATGCCTCACTTCTTGCTTCCAGCGGCAAGGTCGATTTATACACGTTGCAGAAATTGCTAACCCATTCCAGTCCGCAAATGACCCAGAGGTACGCACACCTTGCCGATGAGGCGATGCAGCGGGCGGCCAGTGTTGCAGATGAAATCTTTGCCATGGATACGGAGAAAAAGTGATGACAAATCCAGCCCTTGACCAGACGACTTTGGAAGAGTCCTTTTTCTTTTGTGAATATGCGAAGCGCAGATTTGAGGTGTCGAGCTATAACAACGGTGAAATAGAAAAAGCAATTGATACTGTCGGGTTAATTTTAGACTCGTATTATAAAGAAACTTATAATGTTCCTTACCCAATGAAAATGGATTTTCTTTCTGATGTGATTATTGCTTGTGAATACATTGGGGTGAACGAATTAGCCAAGAAATTTAGATGTCACCGTGTAGAGACCAGAAAGCTTTCATTTAAAAATCTTGCTGAGCAAGCGAATCAAGCAATAAACGAACTTGAGAATATTGGAAATCTTTTAGACATTGCGTGCAGATTTAATATGTCTTCGTCTTTTCTTCCTTTTCCGTACAACATGGAAAGTGTAATATTAAACATTGTATCAAACAAAGGACTTCCACAAGCTTTTAAACTAAGAGATATTGAAGAACAAAAATGCTTCGTAATGGGCTGTAATAACTATATTTTATTTCTTGTGAACCGGCACGTGTCACTTGATGAAACAATCCAAGAGCTTACAAGGCAAGCAACTCTTTTTAAATCGAATGATGACTACAAAAAATCAGGAAAACCAGAGATACTAAGCGCTATTCATAAGAAATCAAAATCAGGAACACATAAACAAACACAGTATAATACCTATTATAAATCAATTGGAATTTTTCTTTATGATTTATGCATTATAAATAAATACAACTATGAAGGCGCTGCTGACGAATTAATGAGGATGCACACAAAAATAAAATGCAGTCCAAAATTTAAAATATTAGAATCGTCAAAAGACTGCAATTTCTGTAAGAAGTTTGGAGCGTGTAGATCTTTATGGAAAAAACAGTTTTTTGCTGCAGTTGATAAAATCAAAGGAACTGAATCTCAAGAAGAGTGGTTAAAAATTGCAAAGGAAAAATCACAACAGAAAATATGTGAGAGACGTCCCGTAAGTTTTTTTGAGTACAAGTTCGGCACTCCGCCAACTCCCTCTGAAAAATAAATGCCGCAGCTAATCTGCAGATACGCCCCCCCCCCGTGTGCTTTTTGGCCATGACAAAATGAAAACAATTTTCAACTTTGGATTTAAGCCTTTCCCCCACAAAAACTTCTCGCCCCCCTCCCTTTTCATTCATTAAGACAGTAGCCGGAGCTCCTAATTCAAAATTGGAGGTTGGCTAATGTCCACCACAGAATCAACATGCCATTGCTTGACAGAGCAAGAGGTTTCGGCCCGAACCGGGCTGAGCCTCTCTACACTTCGCGTACACAGATTTAAGCGTACAGGGTTTCCCTATATCAAAATAGGGCGTTCCGTGCGTTACCGCGTCTGTGACCTGGAAGCATATCTTTCAGAGCACCGTATTGACCCCTCTGGTAACAGCTAATGGATTTTACGCGGCTTGTGTTTGCTCATCGACAGTGAGCATCACCAAGATAACTCGTACGCTCTCCAGCGGCGGTTGCTGCTGGAGAGCGTGCAAGAAGCTATGGCTTGACTTGGAGCATGTCCAATTTCGTAACGGTGAGGTCACTGTCAAGGCTTTGATTCTGACCGTTTCCCGAGACTGAAGAAGAAATTTTCCAAGCCATATAAGCGAAATGGCCTTTAACAAAGGCATATCAGGAGAACTCCATGGGAACATTTAAGCAGAAATTTGACAAACAGCATGAGCTGTACATCCAGAAGCTTGAAGAGGGGACGAGCGATCCTGAAATTATGCGTGAAATGGACTGGTCTCCCCAGCAACTGCGGCGTCATCAGGCCCAGGCGTTCATCGATGGACATCAGAGGCAGGATAACGGCAATCAGGCCGTAGTGGCCCTGGCAGACATGTCTTTGGAGATTAAAGCATTGTTTAAGAATGCGCCCGAAAAAGCCCTTCTCAAGTTTGAGCTTGTAGACGGCGAAAGCAACGGCAGTGCTATTGTAACAGTTATCTAACTGAACCCATGACCTGGGGATGCCTCCATCCCCAGGTCATGGGCAATCAATGATGACTGAAGTGAGGTGACTTATGACTTATGACTCACCTGGTGTTGGGCGTAGGTTGAAAATTTCATCGCTAAAACGCGAAAAGGAAGAGACAAATCTGCATTTCGCAAATTTTAGCGGGTGCAATTTGCCACTGACTACTAGGAAAATTGTAGAAGCCGTTTCGACATCACGACATGTAGATTCAGGTTTGGTTTTACTGGGCTGGTTGGCTTCAATTGCAGGAATTGACAGAGGCTGTCATCGTATTAAGCACAAAACAACCGGATATATTAACTTACTTGCTTTACTTATCATAGCCGGTGCAGAATCTGGATGTGGGAAATCATTGGCACTTGAATTTTTTATAGAGTCCATCAGCAACATTGAACTTAACAGCTACGATCAAGGTTCATCCGACTGTGAAGAAGAGGCTTGTGATGCATGCAACCAGCGCATCAAATTCCTAAAAGGTGAATACGTTAAAACAGGCGATCCTGCCAAGCTTAGTGAAATTAAGAATATTAGACAAGAGCTGAGCGAAATCGAAACGAAAAGAAACAAGCCTCGATTCCTCATGTCTGACATAACGAAGGCGGCCTATTTCAAGCTTATGGTTGATCAGGGATTTGTTATGCGGATGGAATCAGATGGCATTTTGTTGCCGCGAGATTCTTTCAATATGGTCAGAAAATTTTGGGGAGGGGAAGCTCATTCTGAGAGTCGAATTAGCAGGGGGCAAGCATCCTGCAATGATCCTTTCATCGTTGACCTTGTTTTCACGCAGATTGAGCCTTTTACAAAGTTCATCAAGGACAAGAGCTACATTGAAACAGGGTTGTGTGCTCGTATGCTTACCTACAGGGCCGCACCGCATGATCCGCGGATGTATCAAACTTCTCAGCACGAATTAGACCCAGAAATAAAGGCGTTGATCCAAAGAACTCTTGTTCGAGTTAACGATTGTGCAAACTCTAGTGTCGAGCACCAGATCATCACGCTGGATGCAGAGGCAGAGCGTGCTTGGGATAATTTTCGAATAAAATGCTCTGAAGATGCATCCGGGCGGAATGTTGAAATTAAAGAGTGGGCAAAACGGATGGCACAGCATGCTTTAAGAATAGCAGGGATTCTTCATGTTGCGGAATATTCTGAACCTGAAAAAACACCTGTATCGTGGGATGAAATCGACACCGCAATACAGATCACAGAAGTGTTAGCAGACAATTTGTGGGAATGCATATCTGGTCATGCAAACAGGCAAGAGCTGGTTTGTATGTGTGATGTGGGGATACATATTCTTGAGGAAAATTTGAGGACATTTAACGCTACGCAACTCAAGCAGCGATTCAAAGATCGCTACTCAGCGGCCGAAGTCAATGTTGCTCTCTATAAACTGGAAAGGCGAGCCATTATCAGAGATCTCTCTGAATCGTATTGTTATAGTAGGCGTGGCAGGCCTTCAGGGCATGAATACAGGAACGAGTATTACGATAAGCACTTCAGGGGCTAATGAGGATTAAATCATATTAGCAAAAGGCATTCTCTTGGTATTCAGGGGAATGCCTTTTTTCTGCACATTGAAAAATGGCATATGTTTCAGGTGGACGGGTATTTGTTAGGGGGAGGGGGCCGCTAACAAATACCCTCGCCCATATTCCCTTTGCGTGAAAGGTTCCGGTACCGGCAAAACCCACTTGTCCATA contains the following coding sequences:
- a CDS encoding helix-turn-helix transcriptional regulator, which gives rise to MSTTESTCHCLTEQEVSARTGLSLSTLRVHRFKRTGFPYIKIGRSVRYRVCDLEAYLSEHRIDPSGNS
- a CDS encoding aminotransferase class IV, whose protein sequence is MKAVDAHTYLAALLAAPRPGSENVLAFYDHRVGHICTDAALLLLPLDDHICHRGDGLFESISYRQGRLFSFDQHLARLKDGAAALGIPPPCPWDTLRRIILDVARASGSDHGDMRIFLSRGPGGFGISPAECPQAGLYVVALRKKFAGQAFYEKGLTAFTSDIPPKQEYLARIKNTNYLPNVFMAMEAARKGMDVAVTFDEDGFMGEAATANVGLVDERGRLLCPELRRILPGTTMLAALELAARRHPGPMTVIEAPIAKEQISTASEMLLFTSSTLCVGVTHFDGKPVGCGEHLGRPGPVARWLKDALLRHLMEQGTPF
- a CDS encoding response regulator, coding for MERRQTICLVDDDREILDLLSGYLKKHGFEVSCAENGDALMDILRRDRPDLIVLDVMLPGQDGFMVCREVRKQWRIPIIFLSALGESTDRVVGLELGADDYMAKPFEPRELLARIRSVLRRNEGLPVPARESGSVHFSGWRLDRASRCLQSPCGVMVNLSGAEYRLLMAFLENPQTVLSRDALMDLTQGRNAGAFDRSIDVQVSRLRTRLRDKGGEKTALIKTVRGDGYIWTADVRRENA
- a CDS encoding ATP-binding protein translates to MKCKICKAEAAVALRSHNAAFCPDCYKDFFSRQVTRGIEGQKLFTRDERVLVALSGGKDSLALMLELSRQGYNVTGLHIDLGIPVSSAAARGVVERFCAKHGLKLMIREMAAEGLAIPAVKARLNRPVCSACGKIKRHFFNKVALDEGFDALATGHNLDDEVARLFSNTLRWDTAYLSDQGPRLDSEHGFSRKVKPLWRLTEFETANYAFLMGIENHYAPCPYSPGASFTTLKGLLQNLEAAMPGRKLDFYQGFLARGRPVFARREAEEGVTLAPCTLCGYPTSSGDTCGVCRIRAALSGDSA
- a CDS encoding glycosyltransferase; translated protein: MRVLLIALQNTVPGPASPEEQARWAELGSPMRTARMEEEHVLALARAMRDGGRLAPMLACRESSYLHARACQLNLPVLTVNGASPGNPFNFWRLWRWQRRHQKLLVQTMGQDAVSLGRSVLRMRPAGGTLLAHAFPLRPPQGQCAASRAFRAAHKVLCGSRHVMERLAAAEARQAPDTPAEKKGKSKKNSTGNTGSRPECGEKPRTLPLGHAPLTLLAPGMSLDDFLPAAECEAGRSAVPDSGLSGPDRFVFGLADALTPRSGAQVVMRAMSAIWQRDDLPPWEVRALGGGPRLAEILDEAESLGVASRLSILNEQHLPDVLPRCHAWIAPGSSPEELPENLWAGVAAGLPLLCSQSPLHLERLSLEGGKPHNAALLVEENDPQALAKAMIDLMQNADLRRDLVRGAQALRPHVGLEAFAARACALYTQWCRELGWLEPDHDDGHRS
- a CDS encoding tyrosine-type recombinase/integrase; protein product: MAGQSRIKTNYPGIFYRITERKGKRGEERVYYIVFKQDGKVIEEKVGRQYADDMTPAKASGIRAERIEGKRVSRKDIREAALAAKAAEDAKPTIIKLWNQYQQFFDDGKTRKPDTSRYHLYIENIFGDKTPGEITTLDVDKLRQKLLKIGKSAQTAKHVLALLRRIIMFGVKKGLCAAPDPSKLHFEMPRIDNQKTENLSANQLKKYLEAIDNEPDQDAAAFLRLALVTGMRKGALMALQWTDIDFESGFILLRGEAAKKGKTERIPLSHAARAILQGVRRTDSPFVFPGRNGAQRKDFRKIAVRVKQNAGLPDDFRPLHGLRHAYASLLASSGKVDLYTLQKLLTHSSPQMTQRYAHLADEAMQRAASVADEIFAMDTEKK
- a CDS encoding aspartate-semialdehyde dehydrogenase, whose translation is MSKKLTVAVVGATGAVGREMLKTLHERDFPATEIRAFASARSAGTKVPFGEQELTVQELKEDVFEGIDLAIFSAGGAASLKFAPHAAHAGCVVVDNSSTWRMDDRCPLVVPEVNAQALEDHNGIIANPNCSTIQMMVALKPLHDAAKIRRVVVSTYQAVSGTGQKGIEELERQVRDLFNGRDPENKTYPYRIAFNCLPHIDVFLENDYTKEEMKMVHETVKIFNDPSVKVTATCVRVPVFYCHAESVNVETEKKLSARDTRVMLAQAPGVRVFDNPRELMYPMPGYCVGDDHTYVGRIREDETIANGLNMWIVADNVRKGAALNTVQIAEELVQRGLVRVTDKNVFMS
- the asnS gene encoding asparagine--tRNA ligase; protein product: MQRTLIIDALNSTSAQPAIVLCGWIRTRRDAKDFSFVEINDGSCLANMQCIVDAGTPAHQGLGDAATGAAVRVTGELVSSPGKGQQWEVRAHDVQVYGLADPENFPLQKKRHSDEFLRTIAHLRPRTNKYGAVFRIRSEAGFAVHDFFRGRRFAWVHTPVLTGADCEGAGEMFRVTTLEPGAKNLDQDFFSRQCNLTVSGQLEAEALATGLGRVYSFGPTFRAENSNTPRHAAEFWMIEPEMAFADLEDLMELGEGLTRHVVDHVLTRCESDVNLFDSFVDKGLRQRLQDMLAAPFGRVSYTEAVEILQKSGKDFAFPVAFGTDLQTEHERYLAEEHFKKPVIVYDYPKDIKAFYMRQNEDGKTVAAMDMLVPRIGELIGGSQREERLPTLEARIREMGQNPEDYWWYLELRRFGTVPHAGFGLGFERLLMLLTGITNIRDVIPFPRTPGNLEF